One Alnus glutinosa chromosome 3, dhAlnGlut1.1, whole genome shotgun sequence genomic region harbors:
- the LOC133864696 gene encoding growth-regulating factor 1-like isoform X1 → MDFGVVGLEGLVGPEGRGGASSKLSDPETKPKALGSGLVKQDKSGPSEDDWRSSKVAKSESLSAYKTMPLHQATSLLRSNAFSTGDSGQLEHMLSFSSFKPEVPFLRKDGGMVEKSTHNSVFPYYHRTPAACTRNAGYGSGSLNASMHGSFAGVRGPFTPSQWIELEHQALIYKYITSNVPVPSNLLIPLRRSLYPYDLSGSTASSLPHNSLGWGSFHLGFSGNTDPEPGRCRRTDGKKWRCSRDAVADQKYCERHINRGRHRSRKPVEGQTGHAVTGTTNPKVIPMTSVSSSVIPSGSASNSLSITQHQFKNLQPGDAANPSADALVSRENVCGRMQDPRGLSMMSSTIGLKSNESTFTISKAEIPLEEFSQSFFGLVSTDSLDNPSLRGSSINSKNYCSFLDFNDQETQDQNPLRQFIDDWPKDQSNRSVISWPEELRSDWTQLSMSIPMASDFSSSSSSPTEDKLSVSPLRLSRVFEPIQMNLGMSTELSEPTRHQTNWIPISWGTSMGGPLGEVLTNTTNSVKACKNSSALNLLTEGWDGSPQLGSSPTGVLQKAPFSSLSNSSSGSSPGAENKKSREGASLFDDVLGSTLASSSIPSM, encoded by the exons ATGGATTTTGGGGTAGTGGGTTTGGAGGGTTTGGTGGGTCCTGAAGGGAGAGGAGGAGCTTCTTCTAAGCTCTCAGACCCTGAAACCAAGCCAAAGGCTCTTGGATCTGGGTTGGTCAAGCAAGACAAGTCTGGGCCTTCTGAAGATGACTGGAGGAGTTCAAAAGTTGCCAAAAGTGAAAGTCTTTCGGCCTACAAGACAATGCCGTTGCACCAGGCCACTTCTTTGCTGAGATCTAATGCTTTCTCCACTGGTGATAGCGGGCAACTGGAGCATATGCTGAGCTTCTCTTCCTTTAAACCAGAGGTTCCCTTTCTCAGGAAGGATGGTGGGATGGTAGAGAAAAGTACCCACAACTCAGTTTTTCCTTATTACCATCGCACACCTGCTGCTTGCACTAGAAATGCTG GATATGGTTCTGGAAGCTTGAATGCAAGCATGCATGGGAGCTTTGCTGGGGTTAGAGGACCATTTACTCCATCTCAGTGGATTGAGCTAGAGCATCAGGCCTTGATCTACAAGTACATCACTTCAAATGTGCCCGTGCCATCCAATTTGCTCATCCCTCTTAGGAGATCCCTCTACCCTTATGACTTGTCCGGCTCAACTGCTTCATCCTTGCCTCACAATTCCT TGGGGTGGGGCTCTTTCCATCTGGGTTTCTCCGGCAATACTGATCCCGAGCCGGGGAGGTGTCGTCGAACAGATGGAAAGAAATGGCGGTGCTCCAGAGACGCTGTTGCCGACCAGAAGTACTGTGAAAGGCACATAAACCGGGGCCGCCATCGTTCAAGAAAGCCTGTGGAAGGCCAGACTGGCCATGCCGTCACTGGAACCACTAATCCGAAAGTGATACCGATGACGTCTGTGTCATCATCGGTAATTCCTAGTGGCAGTGCATCCAACAGCCTCAGTATCACACAGCACCAGTTCAAGAACTTGCAGCCTGGTGATGCTGCCAATCCTTCTGCAGATGCCCTTGTCAGCAG GGAGAATGTGTGTGGCAGAATGCAAGATCCACGGGGCCTCTCTATGATGTCTTCCACGATCGGCCTGAAATCTAATGAATCTACTTTTACCATTTCAAAAGCAGAGATCCCATTAGAAGAATTCTCTCAGTCCTTCTTTGGACTAGTTTCTACTGATTCCCTCGATAATCCTTCACTTAGGGGCTCTAGCATAAATTCTAAAAACTATTGTTCCTTTCTAGACTTCAATGACCAGGAAACCCAAGACCAAAATCCACTTCGCCAATTTATTGATGACTGGCCAAAGGACCAATCAAATCGGTCAGTCATTTCTTGGCCTGAAGAGCTAAGATCAGACTGGACCCAACTCTCCATGTCAATCCCCATGGCCTCAGACTTTTCATCATCCTCATCCTCACCCACAGAAGATAAACTTTCAGTTTCACCTCTAAGGTTATCTCGTGTGTTTGAGCCAATTCAAATGAACTTGGGGATGAGCACTGAGCTTAGTGAACCAACCCGGCATCAAACAAACTGGATTCCAATCTCTTGGGGTACTTCAATGGGGGGTCCTTTAGGTGAGGTCTTGACCAACACCACAAACTCTGTGAAAGCCTGCAAGAACTCATCAGCTCTTAACCTCTTGACTGAAGGGTGGGATGGCAGCCCTCAGTTGGGGTCTTCCCCCACTGGTGTCTTGCAAAAGGCGCCTTTCAGTTCACTCTCAAATAGCAGTTCAGGCAGCAGCCCAGGAGCTGAGAACAAAAAGAGCCGCGAGGGAGCTAGCCTGTTTGACGATGTGCTTGGGTCAACTCTTGCAAGTTCCTCAATTCCATCCATGTAA
- the LOC133864696 gene encoding growth-regulating factor 1-like isoform X2 yields the protein MDFGVVGLEGLVGPEGRGGASSKLSDPETKPKALGSGLVKQDKSGPSEDDWRSSKVAKSESLSAYKTMPLHQATSLLRSNAFSTGDSGQLEHMLSFSSFKPEVPFLRKDGGMVEKSTHNSVFPYYHRTPAACTRNAGYGSGSLNASMHGSFAGVRGPFTPSQWIELEHQALIYKYITSNVPVPSNLLIPLRRSLYPYDLSGSTASSLPHNSLGWGSFHLGFSGNTDPEPGRCRRTDGKKWRCSRDAVADQKYCERHINRGRHRSRKPVEGQTGHAVTGTTNPKVIPMTSVSSSVIPSGSASNSLSITQHQFKNLQPGDAANPSADALVSRMQDPRGLSMMSSTIGLKSNESTFTISKAEIPLEEFSQSFFGLVSTDSLDNPSLRGSSINSKNYCSFLDFNDQETQDQNPLRQFIDDWPKDQSNRSVISWPEELRSDWTQLSMSIPMASDFSSSSSSPTEDKLSVSPLRLSRVFEPIQMNLGMSTELSEPTRHQTNWIPISWGTSMGGPLGEVLTNTTNSVKACKNSSALNLLTEGWDGSPQLGSSPTGVLQKAPFSSLSNSSSGSSPGAENKKSREGASLFDDVLGSTLASSSIPSM from the exons ATGGATTTTGGGGTAGTGGGTTTGGAGGGTTTGGTGGGTCCTGAAGGGAGAGGAGGAGCTTCTTCTAAGCTCTCAGACCCTGAAACCAAGCCAAAGGCTCTTGGATCTGGGTTGGTCAAGCAAGACAAGTCTGGGCCTTCTGAAGATGACTGGAGGAGTTCAAAAGTTGCCAAAAGTGAAAGTCTTTCGGCCTACAAGACAATGCCGTTGCACCAGGCCACTTCTTTGCTGAGATCTAATGCTTTCTCCACTGGTGATAGCGGGCAACTGGAGCATATGCTGAGCTTCTCTTCCTTTAAACCAGAGGTTCCCTTTCTCAGGAAGGATGGTGGGATGGTAGAGAAAAGTACCCACAACTCAGTTTTTCCTTATTACCATCGCACACCTGCTGCTTGCACTAGAAATGCTG GATATGGTTCTGGAAGCTTGAATGCAAGCATGCATGGGAGCTTTGCTGGGGTTAGAGGACCATTTACTCCATCTCAGTGGATTGAGCTAGAGCATCAGGCCTTGATCTACAAGTACATCACTTCAAATGTGCCCGTGCCATCCAATTTGCTCATCCCTCTTAGGAGATCCCTCTACCCTTATGACTTGTCCGGCTCAACTGCTTCATCCTTGCCTCACAATTCCT TGGGGTGGGGCTCTTTCCATCTGGGTTTCTCCGGCAATACTGATCCCGAGCCGGGGAGGTGTCGTCGAACAGATGGAAAGAAATGGCGGTGCTCCAGAGACGCTGTTGCCGACCAGAAGTACTGTGAAAGGCACATAAACCGGGGCCGCCATCGTTCAAGAAAGCCTGTGGAAGGCCAGACTGGCCATGCCGTCACTGGAACCACTAATCCGAAAGTGATACCGATGACGTCTGTGTCATCATCGGTAATTCCTAGTGGCAGTGCATCCAACAGCCTCAGTATCACACAGCACCAGTTCAAGAACTTGCAGCCTGGTGATGCTGCCAATCCTTCTGCAGATGCCCTTGTCAGCAG AATGCAAGATCCACGGGGCCTCTCTATGATGTCTTCCACGATCGGCCTGAAATCTAATGAATCTACTTTTACCATTTCAAAAGCAGAGATCCCATTAGAAGAATTCTCTCAGTCCTTCTTTGGACTAGTTTCTACTGATTCCCTCGATAATCCTTCACTTAGGGGCTCTAGCATAAATTCTAAAAACTATTGTTCCTTTCTAGACTTCAATGACCAGGAAACCCAAGACCAAAATCCACTTCGCCAATTTATTGATGACTGGCCAAAGGACCAATCAAATCGGTCAGTCATTTCTTGGCCTGAAGAGCTAAGATCAGACTGGACCCAACTCTCCATGTCAATCCCCATGGCCTCAGACTTTTCATCATCCTCATCCTCACCCACAGAAGATAAACTTTCAGTTTCACCTCTAAGGTTATCTCGTGTGTTTGAGCCAATTCAAATGAACTTGGGGATGAGCACTGAGCTTAGTGAACCAACCCGGCATCAAACAAACTGGATTCCAATCTCTTGGGGTACTTCAATGGGGGGTCCTTTAGGTGAGGTCTTGACCAACACCACAAACTCTGTGAAAGCCTGCAAGAACTCATCAGCTCTTAACCTCTTGACTGAAGGGTGGGATGGCAGCCCTCAGTTGGGGTCTTCCCCCACTGGTGTCTTGCAAAAGGCGCCTTTCAGTTCACTCTCAAATAGCAGTTCAGGCAGCAGCCCAGGAGCTGAGAACAAAAAGAGCCGCGAGGGAGCTAGCCTGTTTGACGATGTGCTTGGGTCAACTCTTGCAAGTTCCTCAATTCCATCCATGTAA